The genomic segment TTCGTGCGCACCGGATTGGACCAGAAGGAAGTCCGGCTGCTGCGCGGCATCCTCGCCGATGCCCAGCGCATGGCCCGGATCGCCCGCGACCGCGGCGACGGCTGAGCCGCGGCGTCTGTCGCCGGGGAATGGCTTCCGCTAGGCTTGCCGCTTCGCTCACGCCTCCCGGACCCGCCTTGGACCCGCGTCACTTCCTTCGACGGCTCCTGTCGGGTGTGCTGCTGGCGGTACTGGCAGTCGCGTTGCCGCTGCAGGCGGCCGAGCCGCGCAACGTGCTGGTGCTCGGGCGCATCAGCGACGATCCCAAGGCGCACTACGAACAGCTCAAGCCGCTGCTCGACTACGTGGTCGCGCGCATGGGCGATGTCGGCATCACCGAAGGCCGCGTGCTGATGGCGCGCGACGTGCAGCAGATGCAGAGCTATCTGCGGCGCGGCCGCGTGGACTGGGTCACCGAGACCGCCAGCGGCGCGACCCTGCTCGAAGCGCGCGCCGGCGCGACGCCGCTGCTGCTCACCGAGCGCAACGGCGTCAGCCACTACCACACCGTCTATTTCGCGCGCCGCGACAGCGGCATCCAGTCGCTCGACGATCTGCGCGGTCGCAGCATCGTGTTCCAGAACCGGCAGTCGACCAGCGCCTACTTCGTGCCCGCGACCGAGCTGCTCGCCCGCGGCATGAAACTGGAAATCCTGCTGTCGCCGCGCGACCAGCCCGAACCGGACTCGGTCGGCTATCTGTTCGCGCGCTCGGAACTCAACATGTCCTCGTGGGTGCACAAGCACCTTGTCGATGCGGGTGCGATGAGCAACCTCGACTGGGACAGCGACCGGCGCGTGCCGCCCTCGTTCAAGCGCGATTTCGTGATCTTCCGCGAGAGCGCGCCGTTCCCGCGCGCGATCGAGATCGTGCGCGGCGATCTGGACGCGCGCGTGACTGCGCGACTGCGCGAGGTGCTGATCGAGGCCAGCCAGGATCCCGCCGCCGCCGATGCCTTGCGCGAGTTCTTCCGCACCACCGCGTTCCTGCCGATGGATGCCGCCACGCGCGCCGAACTCGACATCCTGCGCGCCGGTGCCCTGCGCGTCGTGGCGGACGTCGAATGAAACTGCGCACAGGCCTGCAGGCCATGTTTCTGGCGCTGGCCGGCGCCGCCGTGCTGGCCGGCCTCGTCGCGGTGGCGCTGGTGCTGCAGCAGCAGGACCAGGCGCAGAAGCAGATCCTCGCGCTGAGCCAGCGCTCGATGCACGCACTCGCGTCGCAGCGTCTGCTGCTGCGCGGCGAGGCGGTCTCGGCGCAGGTCGCCGATGCACTGGTCAATCCGCTGTACTACTTCGATCTCGAAGCCATCGGCGCGGCAGTCGGCAACGTACTTCGGCAGCCGGACGTCAGCTACGTGATCGTCTACGACGCCGACGGCAACATCGTCCACGACGGCAGCCGCGATATCGAACGCTACGGCCAGCGCATGGACGATCCGTTCGCCCTGGAAGTCGTCGCCGCGACCGGCCAGCACATGCAGAGCGACGGCAAGCTACTCGACGTCTCGATGCCGATCCGCATCGGCGACCAGCGTCTCGGCGGCGTGCGCATCGGCTATTCGCTGGCGACGGCGAAGCAGGACGAGGACGCAATGGTCGCGACGATGCAGGCGCGGCTGGATGAGATCGCGCGGCGTCATCTGGTCTCGGTCGGCCTGCTGCTGGTCGTGCTGGTGGCGCTCGGCGCACTCGTCGCGGCGATGCTGCAACGACGGCTCGTGCGCCCGGTGCGCGAACTGGCCGATGCCGCGCAGCGCATCGAGGCCGGGCATTACGACGTGGTGGTGCCGGCCGACGCACGCCAGGACGAGATCGGTGATCTGGTCCGCGCCTTCGATCGCATGCGCGACAGCATCGCGCGCCACGATCGCGACATCCGCCGCATGGCGTACACGGATTCGCTGACCGGACTGGCCAACCGGCTCGCATTGCGCGAAACGCTGGACCAGCGCCTGCTGGAAATGCAGGGCGCTGCCGGACGCCTCGCGCTGCTGTTCGCCGATGTCGACGACTTCAAGCGCGTCAACGACACGCTCGGCCACGACGCCGGCGACGAAGCGCTGATCCAGTTCACCGCGCGCATCGATGCCGCCGTGCGCGAATTCGATGTCGCCGACGCACTGCTGGCACGATTCGGCGGCGACGAGTTCGTCGTGCTGCTGCAGTTGCCGGAAGCCAGCACCGCCGATCTGCGCACCGTCGCCGGCGAACTGGCGAACCGTCTGGTGGAAGAAGTCGCGCGCCCGATCGAAGTCGAAGGCCGGCGCGTGTTCCTCGGCATCTCGATCGGCATCACCGTGTTTCCCGACGATGCCGCCAGCGCCGCGATGCTGCTCAAGAACGGCGACATCGCGATGTACCAGGCCAAGCTGGCCGGCAAGAACTGCCACCGCTTCTACAGCCTGGCGATGGACCAAGCGGTCGAGCGCCGCATGCACATGGAACACGAACTGCGCGGCGCCTGGGATCGCGGCGAACTGAGCCTGGCTTACCAGCCGGTGTTCCGCATGGGCGACAAGGCGCTGGTCGGTGTCGAAGCCCTGCTGCGCTGGCAGCACCCCGAGTTCGGCAACGTCGCGCCGCCGGTGTTCATCGACGTCGCCGAGCAGAGCGGCCTGATCGACGTCATCGGCCCGCAGGTGCTGCACGCCGCCTGCGTCGAGGCGCGTGCCTGGCAACAGCGCTATCCGTCCGCCGCCGACCTGTTCGTCGCGGTCAACGTGTCGCCGCGCCAGCTGCGTGGCGCCGCGTTCGCCGTGGAAGTCGAAGCGGCGCTGCGCGAATCGGGTCTGTCGCCACGCCATCTGCATCTCGAACTCACCGAGACCGCGGTCATCGGCGACGAAGCCCGCATCGGCCAGCTGCTGAGCGCGCTGCGCGCACTCGGCGTCAAGATCTGGCTCGACGATTTCGGCACCGGCTTCTCCGGCCTGAGCCACCTGCGCCGTGTGCCCGTCGACGGGGTCAAGATCGATCGCAGCTTCGTTGCCGACGTGCTCCGCGATCCCGACGACCTGGCGTTGACGACGGCGATCATCTCGATGGCGCACTCGATCGGCATCACGTTGGTTGCCGAAGGCGTGGAGAAGGAAGGCCAGTTCGAAGTCCTGCGCGATCGCGGTTGCGATCTGGGGCAGGGGTTCTGGCTCGGGCACCCGCTGCCGGCGCGGGAGTTCGATGCGCTGTTGAGGTGAGGCTTCGTTCTGCTTCGCTTTTTTTGCTTCTGCTCCAGCGTTGCCGTTGCCGTTGCCGTTGCTGTTGCTGTTGCTGTTGCTGTTGCTCTTTGCCGTTGCTCCGCTTTTGCTTCCGCCGTTGACTTCAATCGAGCCGTAAAGCGAGCCGAGCATCGCAGGGCGGCGGGGTCGGAGAGCAGCCCATGTCTGAGCGCAGCGAGTTTGGGCTGCGTGCCCCGTCGACCGAGAAGCGCAGGGGACCGGCGCGGCGTAGCCGTGTCGGATCGCGTCCGGCGAAGACGGTTTTGCTTACTTTTGCCAAGACAAAAGTAAGCCGCGCGACAGCGCGGAAGCCCTGTCCTTGATCTTCGCTCCTGCGATTGATCTTTTGCTTCGAATATCAAGGTCGTAAAGCGACGAGCGAAGGAGCAAGCAAGTGCAGAGCTTTCGCTCGCTGCGCGTGCGAGTCCCTTTTGGATGGACCCAAAAGGAACCAAAAAGTCCTTTCGCCGGACGCGAGCCGACGCGATGAAGCCGCATCGGTCCCCTCCGCTCCTCGCCTGACGTGGTACGCAGCCCAAACTCGCTGCGCTCAGACATGGGCTGCTCTTCGGCCACGCCAGCCTCCGGTGCTCGGCTCGCTTTACGGCTCGATTCAAGTCAAAGGCTGAAAGCCAAAGCCAAAGCCAAAGCCAGAGTCACAGTCAAAGCACAGGCAAAAACAAAGGCAAACCGAAGCCGAGCCCAAGGCCAAAAGCCGAGACAGAAACAGTCACCCACCTACACGCCACCCATCACCCGCCCCGGTATGCTGACGCCCCCGGAAAGCGTCACGGATGTCGCCATGGGTATGTGGTCTCCGCTCGAGATGTTCTGCCTGCTGGCGGGCCTGGTCGTCTGGGCCGTAGCCAGTGTCGTCAGCGTGCGTCTGGTGCTCGCGCACCGGCGCGTGTGGCCGCCGGAAGTCGTCGAGCACGGCGCCGCGTTTCCGACGCTGCCCACGCATGCGCTACTGGCCGCGCTCGATGCGCTGTTGGCGAACGGACGGATCGGTGTCGCCGAACACGCGGCGCGGCGTCGGGATCTGATGCTGGAAGCGGTCGGTCTCGGTCGTTAGGACGACGACACACGAAGCCCGCTCAGAAGATCCGCGCCAGCCATTCGGTCGCGGCGGTGGCGAGCGTGCCGCTGAGCACGCCGAAGAAGCCGATCGCAACGATCCCGCCGACCCACGCCCACACCATCAGCGCGCCGTCGCGTTCCAGCAGCGCCAACGCGTAAGCCAGCAGCAGCAGGCCGAACACGTAGTTGGTGAACGGAATCGGCAGCGCCAGCAGCACGCCGAGCAGCACCAGCTGCAGGCCGGTGAACATCGCCGCGGCGCGGTGGTCGAGCACGCCGGGCAGGCGCGGGCGGCTGAAACGCTCGACGCGGCGCAGCCAGGGCTCGAGCACGGTTTCGAAGCGCTGCACCGCGCTGCGGTGCGGGCCGCGTTCTGCGATGAAGCGGGGCAGCCAGGGTTTGCGCAGGCCGATCAGCAGTTGCGCGCCGACCAGTGCGACCAGCGGGCCGCCGATCGCGCCGCCGACGCCCGGAATCGGGATGAAGGCGGGCAAGGTGGCGACGAACAGCATCATGCCGAACACGCGCTTGCCCAAGCCGATCAGCAGATCGGCGAAGCGCAGCTGGTCCTCGGGATCGCCCAGCGCCATCGCGGCGAGCAGTTCCCGCGTGCTGGCTTCCTCGCGCGAGGGGATCTCAGGCGTCATCGCCGCCCGCGTCCGCATCCGGGAGACGCTGCAACAGCAGCTTGTCGACGCGCGGGCCGTCGAGGTCGACGATCTCGATGCGCCAGCCGTGCCATTCGAAATACTCCGCCACGTTCGGAATACGGCTGAAGCGCGCGATCGTCATGCCGGCCGCGGTGTGGAAGATGTGCTCGTTCTCGCCCGGCAACGGTCCACCGCCCAGCAGTTCGCGCAGCGCGCCGGTCGGCAGCGTGCCGTCGACCAGCATCGAGCCGTCCTCGCGCATCACCACCAACGGCGTCGCGTCGAGTCCGCTGCTCTGCGTGCGACCGATCACCGCTTCCATCACGTCGTTGAGCGTGACCATGCCGGTGATGTCGCCGTACTCGTCGACCACCAGCGCCAGCGACTGCTGGTTCTCGCGCAGGATTTCCAGCAGCTTCATCGCCGGCGTCGATTCCGACACGAACAGCGGCTCGCGCAGATACTTGAACAGGTCGAATTCTTTCTTCTCGAGCCTGTCGATCAGCGACTTGATCTCGAGCACGCCCACCACGTCCGAGTCGTTGCCGCGGAACACCGGATAGCGTGAGTAGGGTGTCTCGCGCATCTCAGCGAGGTTCTCCTCGAAGCCGGCGGCGATGTCGAGCCAGGCGATGCGCGTGCGCGGCGTCATCAGGCTTTCGGCGTCACGGTCGCCGAGCGTCAGCACCCGGTTGACCATGTTGCGTTCGTCGGCGTCGATCACGCCCTGCTCGTGGCCTTCGCTCACCAGCATGCGGATTTCTTCTTCCGACACCTGCGCCGCTTCGGTCTTGTCGAGGCGCAGCAGCTTCAGCACCCCGCGCACGCTGGCGCTGAGCAGCCACACCGCCGGCGTCGCTGCGCGCGACAGCCAGTGCATCGGCAGCGCGACCAGCGACGCCAGCCGCTCGGGTGCGAGCAATGCCAGGCGCTTGGGCAGCAGTTCGCCGAACACGATCGTCAGGAACGTGATCAGGCTGACCGCGAGCACGGTGCCGACGGTCGAAGCGTAGGTGCCCAGGATCGGCAGGCTGGTTGCGAGCCACGTGCCGATCAGGCTGCCCAGCGCGTCGCCGCCGAGCATGCCGGTCAGCACGCCGATCGTCGTGATGCCGACCTGCACGGTCGACAGGAAGCGCTCGGGATGTTCGGCGAGCTCCAGCGCGGCACGCGCGCTGCGGTGCTCGGCGGCCATCTGCTTGAGACGCGGTTTGCGGGACGTGACCACCGACATTTCCGACAACGCGAAGAACGCGTTGCAGGCGATCAGGGCCAGGACGATGAGGATCAGCTCGAGCATTGCCGGGGCCTCCTGCCGGATTGGAGACGATGCGGAGCATCGGGGGAGGCGTCAGCGGTGTGCGTCGCGGGGAGCGGTCTAGGGTCGTCGTCCATGTGAAAGATGAACAGCGCAAGGGGCGCGGCGGCGACTATAACAGGCTGCGATGTGACGACCGCCGTACACCCCGGGGCGGCCCGGGCTGGCCCGGAGTGTCATCGAACCGTCATAATCCGCGCCTTGCGCAGAGCGTCCGGTCCCGGGCGCGCGACTTCAAGGCGTCCCGGCATGTTCTCCCTGCAAACGATCTTCGGCCAAGGCAACCAGTTCTACACGCTGCTCGAGGAGGCCGCCGTGGCCGCGCACGACAGCACCGTCGCGCTGCATTCGATGCTCAAGGCGTCGGACCGCCAGCCGGCGCTGGACGCGTTCAAGCTGGCGCGCATGCGTGAGCGCGAGGCGTCGGACAAGATCAGTCAGGCGCTGGTGGACAGCTTCATCACCCCGATCGAGCGCGAGGACATCGAAGCGCTCGGCTCGGCGCTGTACAAGATTCCCAAGCAGGTCGAGAAGTTCGCCGACCGCTATTCGCTGGCGACGCGCCACCTCGAACACATCGACTTCGCGCCGCGCGCGGCGATGCTCGAGCAGGCTTCGGCGGTCGTGGTGAAGATGGTCAAGAGCCTGCGCAGCATGAAGCTCGAGCCGATGAAGGCGCTCAACGACGAGCTGCGCGCGCTGGAGAACGAGGCCGACCGGCTGATGCTCGAGCTCTACCGCGACATCTATTCGGGCAACCTCGAACCGCTGCAGATGTTCCTGCTCAAGGAGTTCTTCGAGATCCTCGAAAAGGCGATCGACCGCTGCCGCGAGGCGGGCGTGGTCGCCTACGAGATCGTGCTGAAGAACTCCTGACGGATTCCGGATCATGCTGACCCTCGTGCTGATCGTGGTCGCAACCGCGCTGGTGTTCGAATACATCAACGGGTTCCACGACACCGCCAATTCGATCGCGACCGTCGTCGCCACCAAGGTGCTGTCGCCGATGCAGGCGGTGGGCCTGGCCGCGTCGATGAACCTGATCGGCGCGCTGATGGGCACCGCGGTTGCGAAGACGATTTCCTCCGGCCTGATCGACGCCGGCGTCGTCGATGTCGGCTCGCAGCTGATCCTGTGCGCGCTGCTGGGCGGCATCGTCTGGAACCTGATTACCTGGTGGTGGGGCCTGCCGTCATCGTCGTCGCACGCGTTGATCGGTGGTCTGATCGGCGCCGCGCTGGCGGCTGCGTCCAATAATCTCGATGTGGTGATCTGGTCGGAGCCGGCGCAGCCGGTCTGGCACAGCGCGGGTGTGCTGTGGAAGGTCATCGTGCCGATGGTCAGTTCGCCGGTGCTGGGATTCGCCGCAGGCTTTCTGATGATGGGCGTACTGTTCTTCGCGATCTCGATGATGGCGCGCAGCGGCGGCGTGCTCGCGCGCATCGCGCGGCCGCGCTGGGTCAATGCGTTCTTCGGCAAGAGCCAGATCGTGTCGGCCGCCGGCATGGGCTTCGCGCACGGCATGAACGATGCGCAGAAGACGATGGGCATCGTCGCGCTCACCCTGGTCAGCGCGCAGAGCGTCGGCACGCTCGACAACCTGCCGGCCTGGCTCGCGTTCCTGCATCCGTCGGAAGCCGCGCTGGCCGAAGGCGACATCGACCTGTGGATCAAGATCACCTGCGCCGTGGTCATGGCCGCCGGTACCGCCGCGGGCGGCTGGCGCATCATCAAGACGCTGGGCCACAAGCTGGTCAAGCTGCACCCGATCCACGGTTTCGCCGCCGAAACCAGCGCCGCGTCGGTGATCCTGGCCGCGTCGTCGATGGGCATTCCGGTGTCGACCACGCACAACATTTCCGCCGCGATCATGGGCGTGGGCACGGCCAAACGCCTCAACGCGATCAAGTGGACGGTCGTCAACAAGATGATCTGGGCGTGGATCCTGACGATCCCGATGTCCGGCGGCATCGCCTACGGCCTGTTCCGGATGTTCCACCACTTCGGCTGGGTGTGATCCGCAGCGGCCGGCGTCTGTCGGCTGTTTGTTAGAGTCTCGGGACACCTGCATAGAGGATGTGCCCGTGTCCCGACTCGGCCTCACTAATATCTATCTGAAATGCGGACTGGTCCTGATCGTCATTGGACTGGTCTGCGCTGTCACGCTGTTCGCAGTGATGCCGCCGGCGAACAGCACGTCGTTCCAGTTGCTGATGTGGGGCGCGCAGGGTGGATTCCTGAGCGGCCTCGTGCTCTACATCATCGGACGCGTCGTGCACGCCACGCGCCAGTCGCGTCGGGCCTGATCTCGGCCGGCGCATGGCGGTCAAAAGCCCGGAAGCCGAAGACGCCTACGCGATCTCCCGCGCCCGCATTCTCGCCGCGATCCACGCGGTGCCGGTCGGCAGCGTCGCCGGTTACGGACACATCGCACGCCGCGCCGGTCTGCCAGGGCGAGCACGTCTGGTCGCGCGGGTGTTACGCGATCACGGCGATCCGGACCTGCCGTGGCATCGGGTCGTGCGCAGTGACGGCCGCATCGCATTTCCGGAATGCTCGCCGGGCTTCCGAGAACAGGCGCAGCGGCTGCGCGCCGAGGGCGTCACGGTGACGCGTGGCCGCGTGCGAATGCCGGCCGACGACACCCTCGACGCCGCGCTGTGGGGACCCGACGCACACGCCTGATCCGGCACGATCGTCTACACAGCGTCGCCGGTATCATGGCGCCGGAAAAAACGAGGAGTCCGGATGTTTCCGAGGTTGCCGCTGGCCGTCAAAGTGATCCTGGCCATCAACGTGGTCGTGTTCGTGTTGCAGCTGGCGATCGGCAATGCGCTCGCGCATTTCATGCTGTGGCCGCTGGGCGGCGCGGAGGCGGGCGGGCTCGGCTTCCAGCCGTGGCAGCTGGTGACCTACGGCTTCATGCACGACCCACGCAACATCGGGCATCTGGCATTCAACATGCTGGCACTGGCGATGTTCGGCTCGCAGCTCGAATACACCTGGGGCACCAGGCGCTTCGTCACCTACTACCTGGTCTGCGTGATCGGCGCGGGGCTGTGCCAGCTCGGCGTGGTGACGTGGTCGCTGGCGCAGGGCGCATTCCCGTATCCCACCCTCGGGGCATCGGGCGGCGTGTTCGGCCTGCTGCTGGCGTATGGCGTGCTGTTCCCGAACCAGCGGCTGGTGCTGCTGTTTCCGCCGATCCCGATGCGTGCGCGCACGCTGGTGATCGTCTACGGCCTGGTCGAGCTGGTACTCGGCATCACCGGTACACGCTCGGGCGTGGCCCACTTCGCGCACCTGGGCGGCATGCTGTTCGGTTGGCTGTTGCTGCAGCACTGGCGCGGGCGTCCGCCGTTCAACCGCGGTGGCGGCAAGCGGCACGTGCGCAGGGTCTGAGGCGCCCACTTTCATTGGGTTTCGATGGGTTTCGCTTCGGTCTACCCATCCTGCGAAAGCCTGGTCAGTCGACGCACGGCCGAGCGTCAGCCGAACACATCGCCTGACGCATCACAAGCCGCCCAAAAAAAATGCGCCGGACAAGCCGGCGCATTTTCGCGTCGCGAATTGGCCCCGGCTCAGCGCCAGATGCGCACCTGGTCTTCGGCCTTGCGGGTCATCGCATCGGTGGCGCCGCACTTGAAGGTCTCGGTGTAGACCGGCAGGTTCGCCACCGGACCGTTCGCGCGCCACTGGCCCGGCGCATGCACGCTGGTCGCGGCATTGCGGGTCGCGGTGTCGATGGCCGACTGCTGGCGCCACAGCTGCGCCCAGCCGCGGAAGAACGCTTCCTTGGCCGGCTGCGCGAGCTCCGGGTTCGCCTGCTGCAGCGCGTCCCATGCGAGTTCAACGCCGGCCAGGTCGGCGGCGTTCTCGTCACGCGTCAGCGCGCCGTTGACCTGCGAACCGGTCAGGCCCGGGTAGCCGTAGGCGTTGTACTGCGCGACGAGCTTGTCGGTGGCGGTCAGCCAGCCGGCGTCGTCGTCGGTGCTCCACCAGGTGCGCACGGTGCCGGTCGAATCGACCTGCTTGCCCTTGATGTCGATCGCGCGGCTCAGCTCGTGGCCGACCAGCGCGCCGTAGGTGCCGTAGTGCGTGGCGGCCTCGGCAGCGACGTCGAGCACCGGCGCCTGCAGCACGGCGGCGGACACGATCAGACGGTTCTGCGCGAGGTCGTAGGCCAGCGCCGGCGTCTGCGGCAGCACGTCCCAGCGACGACCGGCATTGGCCTGGCCGATGCGGCGCATTTCCTGCGCATGACGCCAGGTGGATGCGATCAGCATGTTGCTGCCGAAGCTGGCGCGGCCCATCGGCTGCACGGTGTAGTCGATGTCCTGCACCGGCGCGCCGATCTCGATCTTCAGCGCGGCCAGCTTGGCCTTGGCCTCGGTCTTCGCGGTCGAGGTCATCCAGGTGTTGCGCTCGATGCCGCGGCCCAGTGCATCGCGCACCTGGCCTGCGATCGTCTCGGCGCGGGCGCGGGTGGTGTCGGGCAGGTACGCGGCGACGTATTCGCGCGACATCATCGGACCGGCGGCGCGGTTGATCGCGCCCAGCGTCAGCTGCTGACGGCTCGGCTGCGCGGTTTCGCCACGCAGGATGCGGCCGTGGAAATCGTATTCGGCGTCGCGGAAGCTCTTCGACAGATACGGCGCCATCGCGTTGCCGATATGGAAGCGCAGGTAGGCCTTCCACTGTTCCGGCTTGAGCGCATTGACCAGCGTGTCGAGCTGGGTGAACAGCTCGGGATTCGCCAGCGACACCTGCGGTGCCTGCACGCTCTGCGCGGACAGGAACGTGCCCAGCTGCAGACGGCGGTACTGCTTGTCGAGACCGGCGGTGTCGACGAGCGCGTACTGCGCGCGCGGATCGCGCAGGTCGGCCAGCGGCTTGGAGACGGCCGCGATGCGGCGCTCCAGATCGATCACCAGCGCCGTCTCGGCGTCGAGGCGGTCTTCGGCGGTGCCGGTCAGCGCGAGGATGTTGCGCACGTACTGCGTGTACTGCGAGACGATCTGCTGGGTCTCGGCATCGCCACGGCTGTAGTACGCCGGGTCGGGCAGGCCGAGGCCGCCCTGGGTGAAGTAACCGACGTGGCGGTTGAGATCGGCGAGATCGACTTCGGCGCCGAACTCGAACAGCACCGGAATGCCGACCTGGTGCAGCGCGGCCAGTGCCGGCGCGATATCGCGCGTGCGGCGGATGCCGTCGATGCGGGCGATCAGCGGGGCGATCGGCTTGGCGCCATCGGCCTCGACCGCGGCCTCGTCCAGGCCACTGGCCCAGAAGTCGCCGAGCAGGCGCTGCACGTCGTTCTGCGGCGACGTCATCGCCTTGTTGAGCAGGTCGT from the Luteimonas fraxinea genome contains:
- a CDS encoding M13 family metallopeptidase, with amino-acid sequence MPIQHTLARPALLAASIALLVGLSSDADAQRRRAAAPKGPPPVTACTDLYSFTNKDWLAANMVAAGQGTRSALGELQALALTQQHDLLNKAMTSPQNDVQRLLGDFWASGLDEAAVEADGAKPIAPLIARIDGIRRTRDIAPALAALHQVGIPVLFEFGAEVDLADLNRHVGYFTQGGLGLPDPAYYSRGDAETQQIVSQYTQYVRNILALTGTAEDRLDAETALVIDLERRIAAVSKPLADLRDPRAQYALVDTAGLDKQYRRLQLGTFLSAQSVQAPQVSLANPELFTQLDTLVNALKPEQWKAYLRFHIGNAMAPYLSKSFRDAEYDFHGRILRGETAQPSRQQLTLGAINRAAGPMMSREYVAAYLPDTTRARAETIAGQVRDALGRGIERNTWMTSTAKTEAKAKLAALKIEIGAPVQDIDYTVQPMGRASFGSNMLIASTWRHAQEMRRIGQANAGRRWDVLPQTPALAYDLAQNRLIVSAAVLQAPVLDVAAEAATHYGTYGALVGHELSRAIDIKGKQVDSTGTVRTWWSTDDDAGWLTATDKLVAQYNAYGYPGLTGSQVNGALTRDENAADLAGVELAWDALQQANPELAQPAKEAFFRGWAQLWRQQSAIDTATRNAATSVHAPGQWRANGPVANLPVYTETFKCGATDAMTRKAEDQVRIWR
- a CDS encoding exopolysaccharide biosynthesis protein is translated as MTPEIPSREEASTRELLAAMALGDPEDQLRFADLLIGLGKRVFGMMLFVATLPAFIPIPGVGGAIGGPLVALVGAQLLIGLRKPWLPRFIAERGPHRSAVQRFETVLEPWLRRVERFSRPRLPGVLDHRAAAMFTGLQLVLLGVLLALPIPFTNYVFGLLLLAYALALLERDGALMVWAWVGGIVAIGFFGVLSGTLATAATEWLARIF
- a CDS encoding inorganic phosphate transporter, with product MLTLVLIVVATALVFEYINGFHDTANSIATVVATKVLSPMQAVGLAASMNLIGALMGTAVAKTISSGLIDAGVVDVGSQLILCALLGGIVWNLITWWWGLPSSSSHALIGGLIGAALAAASNNLDVVIWSEPAQPVWHSAGVLWKVIVPMVSSPVLGFAAGFLMMGVLFFAISMMARSGGVLARIARPRWVNAFFGKSQIVSAAGMGFAHGMNDAQKTMGIVALTLVSAQSVGTLDNLPAWLAFLHPSEAALAEGDIDLWIKITCAVVMAAGTAAGGWRIIKTLGHKLVKLHPIHGFAAETSAASVILAASSMGIPVSTTHNISAAIMGVGTAKRLNAIKWTVVNKMIWAWILTIPMSGGIAYGLFRMFHHFGWV
- a CDS encoding rhomboid family intramembrane serine protease, with protein sequence MFPRLPLAVKVILAINVVVFVLQLAIGNALAHFMLWPLGGAEAGGLGFQPWQLVTYGFMHDPRNIGHLAFNMLALAMFGSQLEYTWGTRRFVTYYLVCVIGAGLCQLGVVTWSLAQGAFPYPTLGASGGVFGLLLAYGVLFPNQRLVLLFPPIPMRARTLVIVYGLVELVLGITGTRSGVAHFAHLGGMLFGWLLLQHWRGRPPFNRGGGKRHVRRV
- a CDS encoding DUF47 domain-containing protein, with amino-acid sequence MFSLQTIFGQGNQFYTLLEEAAVAAHDSTVALHSMLKASDRQPALDAFKLARMREREASDKISQALVDSFITPIEREDIEALGSALYKIPKQVEKFADRYSLATRHLEHIDFAPRAAMLEQASAVVVKMVKSLRSMKLEPMKALNDELRALENEADRLMLELYRDIYSGNLEPLQMFLLKEFFEILEKAIDRCREAGVVAYEIVLKNS
- a CDS encoding putative bifunctional diguanylate cyclase/phosphodiesterase, which produces MKLRTGLQAMFLALAGAAVLAGLVAVALVLQQQDQAQKQILALSQRSMHALASQRLLLRGEAVSAQVADALVNPLYYFDLEAIGAAVGNVLRQPDVSYVIVYDADGNIVHDGSRDIERYGQRMDDPFALEVVAATGQHMQSDGKLLDVSMPIRIGDQRLGGVRIGYSLATAKQDEDAMVATMQARLDEIARRHLVSVGLLLVVLVALGALVAAMLQRRLVRPVRELADAAQRIEAGHYDVVVPADARQDEIGDLVRAFDRMRDSIARHDRDIRRMAYTDSLTGLANRLALRETLDQRLLEMQGAAGRLALLFADVDDFKRVNDTLGHDAGDEALIQFTARIDAAVREFDVADALLARFGGDEFVVLLQLPEASTADLRTVAGELANRLVEEVARPIEVEGRRVFLGISIGITVFPDDAASAAMLLKNGDIAMYQAKLAGKNCHRFYSLAMDQAVERRMHMEHELRGAWDRGELSLAYQPVFRMGDKALVGVEALLRWQHPEFGNVAPPVFIDVAEQSGLIDVIGPQVLHAACVEARAWQQRYPSAADLFVAVNVSPRQLRGAAFAVEVEAALRESGLSPRHLHLELTETAVIGDEARIGQLLSALRALGVKIWLDDFGTGFSGLSHLRRVPVDGVKIDRSFVADVLRDPDDLALTTAIISMAHSIGITLVAEGVEKEGQFEVLRDRGCDLGQGFWLGHPLPAREFDALLR
- a CDS encoding phosphate/phosphite/phosphonate ABC transporter substrate-binding protein → MDPRHFLRRLLSGVLLAVLAVALPLQAAEPRNVLVLGRISDDPKAHYEQLKPLLDYVVARMGDVGITEGRVLMARDVQQMQSYLRRGRVDWVTETASGATLLEARAGATPLLLTERNGVSHYHTVYFARRDSGIQSLDDLRGRSIVFQNRQSTSAYFVPATELLARGMKLEILLSPRDQPEPDSVGYLFARSELNMSSWVHKHLVDAGAMSNLDWDSDRRVPPSFKRDFVIFRESAPFPRAIEIVRGDLDARVTARLREVLIEASQDPAAADALREFFRTTAFLPMDAATRAELDILRAGALRVVADVE
- a CDS encoding MGMT family protein; translation: MAVKSPEAEDAYAISRARILAAIHAVPVGSVAGYGHIARRAGLPGRARLVARVLRDHGDPDLPWHRVVRSDGRIAFPECSPGFREQAQRLRAEGVTVTRGRVRMPADDTLDAALWGPDAHA
- a CDS encoding hemolysin family protein; the encoded protein is MLELILIVLALIACNAFFALSEMSVVTSRKPRLKQMAAEHRSARAALELAEHPERFLSTVQVGITTIGVLTGMLGGDALGSLIGTWLATSLPILGTYASTVGTVLAVSLITFLTIVFGELLPKRLALLAPERLASLVALPMHWLSRAATPAVWLLSASVRGVLKLLRLDKTEAAQVSEEEIRMLVSEGHEQGVIDADERNMVNRVLTLGDRDAESLMTPRTRIAWLDIAAGFEENLAEMRETPYSRYPVFRGNDSDVVGVLEIKSLIDRLEKKEFDLFKYLREPLFVSESTPAMKLLEILRENQQSLALVVDEYGDITGMVTLNDVMEAVIGRTQSSGLDATPLVVMREDGSMLVDGTLPTGALRELLGGGPLPGENEHIFHTAAGMTIARFSRIPNVAEYFEWHGWRIEIVDLDGPRVDKLLLQRLPDADAGGDDA